A segment of the Microvirgula aerodenitrificans DSM 15089 genome:
GGACGCGAAGCCGAGCAGGCCGATGGCGACGCTGGACACGGCAATCGCATGGAAGAAGGTCCACCAGTGCACGGCCAGCAGCACACCGCACAGCGCCAGCCCGCCGGCACTGCGGGCATCGACGCGCAGGCTGCGCCGGGTCAGCACGGCGAACAGCAGCAGGGCCACCGCGGCGAATGACGTCCGGCCGAACACGGTCAGCGTCGCGCCGCCGACGATCAGCTTGCCGAACAGACCGGACGCGCCGAACAGCAGCACGGAAAAGTGAAGGAACAGGAAGTGTCGCTGGCTGAATTGCGGCATGGAGGCACCCGGGGAAAACGCGACCTTACCATGCCATCCGGCTGCGCTGCCTCAGTCGATATCGGTTTCTGCGTCGGCAATCTGCGGGAACAGCGTATCGACAAAACCGAACTGCGCCATGTCCTTCATCCGCATCGGATACAGGAAGCCCCACAGATGATCGCACTCGTGCTGGACCAGACGGGCATGAAAACCGTCGACGGTCCGGTCGATGCTGTCGCCATGCTGGTCGAAGCCCTGGTAGCGCACCTGTGCATAGCGCGGCACCAACCCGCGCAGTCCGGGCACCGACAGGCACCCTTCCCAGCCGTCTTCCATCGTCGCACCCATCGGCGTGACGGTCGGATTGATCAGCACCGTCGGCGGCACGATCTCGGCCTCCGGATAGCGCGGATTGAGCATGCCGGTGCCAAACACCACGACCTGCAGCGGCACGCCGATCTGCGGTGCCGCGAGGCCGGCGCCCGAGCGACTGTGCATGGTCTCCCACAAATCGGCGACCAGCAGTTCGAGCTCCGGCGTATTGAATGCCGTGACCGGTTCCGCCCTCGCCAGCAGGCCGGGTTCCCCCATCTTGAGTATCGAGTGCAAGGCCATTTTTCCTCCTCGTGGCAACAATGCATGACGCCTGAATAGTACGCCGTTGCCGGCGCGGACCACAAACTTTGACATGGAGCCAGTGACGGGCCAATTCAACACAAACCGCCATTATTGATTTGTATGACATCCCGGCGACGGTGCAAATCGGGAAATTTCCGTGCATTCATCCTGCAACCGGCACCCTGACGCCGGTTTTCCGCTTTCGCCATCCATCCTGTCCAGTTGCCCTACAAGCGGCAAGCGGGTACCGTTTACCTACCTAGCAGTTGCTTGAATTTTGTCCGCGCCGACGCGCGGCCACGACGGGTCGCCAGAACACCGCATGGAGGAGAAATCTATGAGTCACACGCTGCAAGCGTTTCACCGCCGGTCCATCGAGTCGCCGGATGCCTTCTGGGACGAGCAGGCACGCCGTATCGACTGGCACACGCCGTACCGGCAGGTACTCGACGACAGCCAGCCGCCGTTCCGGCGCTGGTTCGTCGATGGCACCACCAATCTGTGCCACAACGCGGTCGACCGCCATCTGGCCGAACGGGGCGACCAGGCAGCGCTGATCCATATCTCGACCGAGACCGGCGCCGAGCGCCAGTACAGCTACGCCGAACTGCACCGGGAAGTGAACCGTTGTGCCGCCGTGCTGAGCAAGCTCGGCGTCAGCAAGGGCGACCGCGTGCTGATCTACATGCCGATGATCCCGGAAGCGATCTTCGCCATGCTGGCGACCGTCCGTCTCGGCGCCATCCATTCGGTAGTCTTCGGCGGTTTTGCTTCGGCCAGCCTGGCGACACGCATCGATGATGCGCAGCCGAAGGTCATTTTCACCGCCGACGCCGGCATGCGCGGTGGCAAGCACATCCCGTACAAACCGCTGGTCGATGCCGCCATCGACCTGGCCGGGCACAAGCCCGAGCACGTGGTCATCGTCGAGCGCGGGCTGGACCCCGACATGCCGATCACCCAGTGCCGCGACCTGATCTACGCCACCCTGCTGGGCCGGCTGGAGCAGACCGAAGTCCCGTGCGAATGGGTCGAATCGAATCATCCGAGCTACATCCTGTACACCTCCGGCACCACCGGCAAGCCGAAGGGCGTCCAGCGCGACACCGGCGGCTACGCCGTCGCGCTGGCGGCGTCGATGGAAAACATCTACTGCGGCGCGCCGGGTGAAACCTTCTTCTGCACCTCGGACATCGGCTGGGTGGTCGGCCACTCGTATATCGTCTACGCGCCGTTGCTGCGCGGCATGACCACCATCGTCTACGAAGGCCTGCCGACCCGTCCCGACCCGGGCGTCTGGTGGTCCATCGTCGAGAAGTACCGCGTCAGCGTGATGTTCTCGGCGCCGACCGCGCTGCGCGCGCTGAAAAAGCAGGACCCGGCCTGGCTGAAAAAATACGACCTGTCCTCGCTGCGCTACCTGTTCATGGCCGGCGAGCCGCTCGACCAGCCAACCGCGGACTGGATCACGGCCGAACTCGGCGTGCCGGTGGTCGACAACTACTGGCAGACCGAAACCGGCTGGCCGATGCTGTCCGCCATGCCGGGCATCGAGAAGACGCCGCTGAAGAACGGCAGCCCGAGCTTCCCCGTCTACGGCTACAACGTGCAGTTGCTGAATGAAGTCACCGGCCAGCCGGTTGCTCGCGGCGAGAAAGGCGTGATTGCCGTGCTGCCGCCTCTGCCGCCCGGCTGTCTGAGCACGATCTGGCAGCAGGACGAACGCTATGTGAACACTTATTTCCACAGCTTCGGCGGCACGCTGGCGTATTCGAGCTTCGACTGGGGCACCCAGGACGAAGACGGCTATTTCTATGTGCTTGGCCGCACCGATGACGTGATCAACGTCGCCGGCCACCGCCTAGGCACCCGCGAGATCGAGGAAGCGGCCAGCAATCACAGCGCCATTGCCGAAGTAGCCGTGGTCGGCGTTGCCGACGCACTCAAGGGCCAGGTGCCGGTAGCGTTCGCCGTGCTGAAGGACCCGTCGCTGATCCACGACGATGCCCAGCGCGAGGCACTGGCGCGCGACGTGATCGCCATGGTCGGCCGGGAGCTGGGCGCCATCGCCAATCCGTCCGACGTGATGTTCGTCACCCAGTTGCCGAAGACCCGCTCCGGCAAGGTGCTGCGCCGCTCGATCCAGGCCATTGCCGAGGGCCGCGATCCGGGCGATCTGACCACGCTGGATGACCCGACCGGCCTCGACCAGGTCAGGCAGGCCGTGGCCGCCAGGCACGGCACCGACTGACGGCCTTGCGCCGGGCGCCGTTCAGCGCCCGGCGGTCGCCGCGGCCAGCCACTGCCGGCAGGCGGCCGCCGTCTTCAGCGGCCGGATGTCATCGAACAGACGGCCGGCTTCATCCGGCCAGCCGCTCGGCAGTCGCAGCAGTTTCAGCCACTGCTTCAGCCGGGCCGGCAGGTACTGGCCATCGGGATCGGCCGCATACAGCCGTTCGGCAAAGGCGGCGATCCGCACCAGCATGTCCGCCCACGGCAAGGGCTCGACCGCCTCACCATTCGCCGCCGCGCGGATCTGCCGCGCCAGGTCCGGCCGGGCCACCAGCCCGCGCCCGATCATCACGTCCTCGCAGCCGCTGACGGCGCGGATACGCCGCCAGTCGTCAACCGTCCACACTTCGCCATTGGCAATCACCGGTACCGATACCCGCTCGCGGATCCGCGCAATCCATTCCCAGTGCGCCGGCGGACGGTAGCCGTCAAGCTTGGTGCGGGCATGGACCGTGATCGCTGCCGCTCCGCCGTCTTCCAGCGCCTGTGCGCAGTCGAAGGTCAGCGAGGTATCGGCGAAGCCGAGCCGCATCTTGGCCGTCAGCGGCACGTTGGCCGGCAGCGCCTGCCGTACCGTGCCGACGATGCGCTGCATCAGCGCCGGCTCCTGCAGCAACGCCGCCCCGCCCCGGTGCTTGTTGACCGTCGGCGCCGGACAGCCGAAGTTCAGGTCAATGACCGGTGCGCCGAGCGATACCGCCCGCAAGGCGTTTTCCGCCAGCCGCTCCGGGTCCGAGCCCAGCAGTTGCAGCCGCACCGGCACACCGGCCCGGGTACGCCAGTCACCGGCATGCTCGGGCGCCAGCCGGCGGAAGGTCGGCCACGGCAGCGCGGAATCGGTCACGCGGACAAACTCGGTCACGCACCAGTCGACCCCGCCCATATCGGTGATCAGTTCGCGCATCGGCGCGTCGACGAGCCCCTCCATCGGGGCGAGAGCAATCTGCATGGTGGACGATCTGCGAATAGAGTCTGGCGGCGCGCGATTGTAACAGGCGGCCCCCGCCCCCCGTTCTTCCCTTTCGCTATATCGGGAAAAGGACTATCCGTGTATGAAGCACCCTGCCATTGATGAGGAGACTGACATGAGTGAATCCCCCCTTGCCACCCTGGCCGGCGGCTGCTTCTGGTGTCTGGAAGCCGTGTTCGCCGAGCTCGACGGCGTGCTGGCGGTCCATTCCGGCTATACCGGCGGCGAGGTCGAATCGCCCGGCTATCACGCCGTCTGCAGCGGCAGCACCGGTCATGCCGAGGCGGTCCGGATCGAGTTCGACCCGGAACGGATCGACTACCGCACCCTGCTCGACGTGTTTTTCGCCATCCACGACCCGACCACGCTGAACCGCCAGGGCTACGATATCGGCAGCCAGTACCGCTCGGCCATCTTCTGCCACGATGCCATTCAGCGCCGGGACGCCGAAGCCGCGATCGCCGAACTGGAAGCCAGCGGCAGTCTGGCCGATCCGGTGGTCACCGTCGTCGAAGCGGCCGGACCGTTCTGGCCGGCGGAAAGCGAGCACGACGGCTACTACGCCCGGCACCCGACCCAGCCGTACTGCCAGGCCATCATCGCACCCAAGCTGGCGAAGCTGCGCCAGCACTTTACCGCCCGTCTGAAGCCGGGCAATCCGGACGGCGGACGGCACGCCACGTAACTATTGGCGGATTTCCCGCAACAAGGTATCATTCGCTTTCTATGGCGGGTCTCCCCGCATGGCTAAACGGTGAATCTGGTCAGGTCCGGAAGGAAGCAGCCACAGTCGTTGATGCCAGTGCCGGGGGTTAGGCTCGCCACCTTTACGCCTGAGAATATCAAGTTTTTCTAATATTGCGAAATGATTTTATGAATAAAGGAACTTTGCAGGCAGTACATTGTCTTTTTTTCATGACGTCGTCTATCATCTGGGACAGATGACGCAATACGTAGTTTTACTTAATCTGCGTCGACAGTCCGGACGACGCGATTCGTCACTGCCCCCACCCTCGCGCCATACAAACACAACCGGGGGGGCACGATAGTGAACACGAGAGGAAAATCATGAAATTGTTCGAAAAAATCCCGAACCCACGGGAAATCCGCCGCAAACTTGGTCTGAACCAGCAAGAGTTCTGGAGCCGCATCGGCGTCACCCAGTCCGGTGGCTCCCGTTACGAGTCGGGCCGCAACATGCCGAAGCCGGTGCGTGAACTGCTGCGCCTGGTCCATATCGAGCAAATCGATCTGACCAAGGTCAAGCGTGAAGATTTCGAAATCATTGAATATCTGAAGGAAACGCACCCTGACCTGTACAAGAGCCTGAAGAAGGCAGTCAAGGCCAAGGTTGAAGGCACCGAAGCGGTCGCCGCTCAGTAAGACAGTCGTTCAATGAAAAATCCCTCGGTGCAGACCGAGGGATTTTTACTTTACGGATGATGCCAGCTCCCTATATTTCGCCGGACTACCGCCCATGAGGCACCCCTCCATCATGTCCGCTTGCTCACCTGCATTTCGACACGCAGGCCAGCCATCGAGGCCATATTCACTAGAGTATCGAGGCCGAACACATCAACCTTGCCGCGTGCGAGATCCGAGATGCGCGGTTGTGTCACGCCAAACACCCTGGCCGCTTGCGACTGGCTCAAATGAGCGCGCACGATGTAGTCCGCGAGCGCCGACATCAATACGGTGCGCAGCTTCACGCTTTCGGTTTCGGTCGCAGCCGTCACACCGGAATCGGCGGGCGCATCGAGAAGATCGCCTGGCGCCCCTGCTGCCGGCTCATCCAGCAGAAGGCTGTCCTGGCTCAGCGCAGCAAGCTTTACGGACAGGCCAATCTTTTCCTCGGCCTTGGCACGTGCGTGCTCCGACATGAAGTGAAGCAGATGATCGAGGCCGGATTTGTCACCGACTGTCACGAAGTCCTTGCTCCTGTTGACGAACACAACAGATTTCTTCCTTGCCTTCAGCAGCTCGATAACGTTGCTGAGTGTACCGGTGCTTTTGCAATCCCAGACCATCAGGCCGAAATCGCTGTTCCTGGCCATCTCCACGTCTTTCGCCGTGAAAAAGGCCCGTGTTCCAGCCCGGGCTTTCGACTGGACGCGATGCACAGGCCAGTCCGCGATGTTGTTGCGCGGTGCTTCTCCCGTGCAATAGACCGTGACCTTGCTGGCATGACAGGCGCGCAAGCATTCCTGGATGGACGTATCGGCACCATCGGCATCACCCACCACAACATTGAGATCCGACGAAACAATCTTGAGGATTCGGCCCTGCACTTTTTCATGCAGCCGGCTGATGGAAATTGATCCGGCAATGAACACTGTTGTCATGGTCTATTTCCAGGTAATCGCGGCTGCATAGATGTTCTTGATCTTTAGATAGGTACGTAACGCCTGACACACGGCGTCCATTGTTGCGCCGGTATCAAAGAGGTCATCGAGCAACAAGGCGTTCCAGCAACCTTCGTTCGTGATGCACTCATTGATACTGATCCGGCCCGACAAAGCGGCGTCCTTCTGCTCTCTGGTGTACAGGTTCTTGAGTGCAGGGCTGCCGGGCAGGGCCGGAGCTTTCACGATCATCTCGTCAAACACCCGGATATCCGTCAGCCGGCCGAGCGCATGGGCCAGCTCGTACACAGGTTGTCTGGCACGCACGATCGAGGCCGGCATCGGGACGATCAGCCCAATCTTGCCGAACAGGGGCAGGAGCGTCTCCCTGACTTGCGCGGCCAGCAGTTCGACTTGCTTCCAGTCACTTTGATACTTGAGTTTATAGAGGGCTTCACCGGGTTCCGACCGCGTGTTGTCAAAGCGATCGTGCCCCCACTCGTCCACCCCGAGATAGACACTCGAAAGTGTGTGCTTGTGCAGCGCATAGCCCGCATCCCAGCTGCCTTCGATTTTCTTGACCTGGACGTCCATATTCGCGGGGCTTCCTTTGCCGTAGCCGCTGGACCTTCACTCGGGCCGGGCCAGAAATCTTTGCGAAAACCATACAAAATTTTGTATTGATTCGCAAGCCCTGCCCATTTCCCGTGCACCGTCAATGCAGGCTTCCACGGCCAATCATCATCTCGGCCTCGCTCGTACCCAGTGATCATATCCAGCCCCGTGCGGAGCTTGCCGTTGCATCAGCGCATCCAGTGTCCCGCAGACCCAGACATCCTTTTCGATTTCCTGAACCGCCGCGTCAAGCGGGCTGCGCTCTCCACTGAACAGAAGTCTGCTCATACAAACAGGGCATGGCCCACTCCGAGTGGGCCATGGAGTTGAGTTGCGGTGTGCCGTCATGCCTGCCTGGCGTTTTGAGGCCAACGAAACAGCAAGCAGCGTATCCACTCACACATGGGTTATCTGCACATGTTGCCCATTGCTCCAGTTCCCCGGGGTCAGAACAGCCGGGGTGCATGGTGCCTGTCCGGCAAAGCGGCCCGCGTCAGCCCGCCGGCTGCAGACAGCCGATGCACTGTTCGACGTAACGACGCACTTCGGCGTCGGTTTCCAGCAGCGCGTCGATCGACTCGCCATGGCGACCGGCAAAACGCGACATCGCCTGCGCATTCAGCCGCGGAATGTCGCCAAAGCCGATCCGCCGCGACAGGAAGGCATCGACCGCGATCTCATTGGCGGCATTCAGCACGGCGGACGCGTCACCGCCTTCCGCCAGTGCATCGAAAGCCAGTTGCAGGCACGGAAAGCTGTCGCGGTCCGGTTGTTCAAACGTCAAACCGCCCAGCGCCATGAAATCGAGCGGCGCCACACCGGCCTCGAAGCGGTCCGGCCAGGCCAGCGCATGGGCGATCGGCGTTTTCATGTCCGGCGTGCCAAGCTGGGCCACCACCGAACCGTCGCGGTAGCGCACCATCGAATGAATCACGCTCTGCGGGTGGACCACCACTTCGATGCGTGACGGATCGGCATTGAACAGCCAGCGCGCCTCGATGACTTCCAGCCCCTTGTTCATCAGCGAGGCCGAGTCGACCGAAATCTTGCGCCCCATCACCCAGTTCGGGTGGGCAACCGCCTGCTCCGGCGTCACGGCCTCCAGTGCCGCCGCCGTATAGCCGCGGAACGGCCCGCCGGAGGCGGTCAGCACGATGCGCTCGACCCCGACCGCGTCAAGATCGCCACGGAAGCTGGCCGGCAGCGACTGGAAAATCGCATTGTGTTCGCTGTCGATCGCCAGCAGCACGCTGCCCGACTTGCGGACCGCATCCATGAACAGGCGCCCTGCCACCACCAGGCTTTCCTTGTTCGCCAGCAGGATGCGCTTGCCGGCGCGCACTGCCGCCAGCGTCGGCGGCAGGCCGGCAGCACCGACAATGGCCGCCATTACGGTATCGGTTTCCGGTGCGGCGGCGACCTCGGCCAGCGCAGCGGCGCCATGGCGGATGTCGATCGGCAGCCCGTCCAGCAGACCAGCCAGCGCATCCGCGGCGGCAGCGTCCGCCACCACGGCGACTGCCGGCCGGAACTGCCGGCACTGTCCGGCCAGCAGTGCGATCTGTCGATGCCCGGTCAGGGCGTGGATGGCAAATCGCTCCGGATGGCGGGCGATGACGTTGAGCGTGTTGACACCGATGGTGCCGGTCGAACCCAGAATGGTGAGGCGTTCAGTCATGTTCCTGCTGACTGCCGGTCAGACGCCGGCGAAATAACGCGCGGCACTGGCGACGGACAGTACCGCGATCAGGCTGTCGATCCGGTCGAGTACGCCGCCGTGTCCGGGCAGCAACTGGCTGGAGTCCTTGATGCCGGCGGCGCGCTTGAACCACGATTCCAGCAGGTCGCCGACAATGCTGACCGCCGTCAGCCCCCAGCCGATCAGCAGCCAGCACGGCAGCGACATCTCGATGTCGAACAGCCCGGACTGCCGGATCCACAGGGTATAAAGGGTAACGGCGACCACGGCGCCGGCCACGCCCTCCCAGCTCTTGCCGGGACTGATTGCCGGTGCCAGCTTGTGCCGGCCGAAGGCCTTGCCGCTGAAATAGGCGGCGGTATCGGCCAGCCAGACCAGCGCCATCAGCGCCAGCAACTGCCAGGCGGCATCGGCATTGGGTCGCCAGTCGAGAAACGCCAGCCAGGTCGGCATCAGCAGCGCCAGCCCGAGGGCGGCGGCCGCCAGCCGGTTTTTCAGCACCCAGCGTCGGGCCAGCCACAGCGGCGCCAGCACGAACCACAGCGCCAGCACGCCGGCATGCAGCGACGTGCCGATCATCGGCGTCGCCAGCCACACCCAGGCGGCCAGCACCAGCGCCGTGCCAAGCAGCAGCACATGCTGCCACGGCCGATAGGCGAACATGCGCCCCCATTCCCACAGGCCAAGCAGGGTGATCAGCAGCGTGAATGCCCCCCAGCCCGCCTCGCCAAGACCGAACAGCGCGCCCAGCATGACAGGCAGAAGCACGAGAGCGGTCAGAATCCGGGTGATAAGCATGAGTCAGGGGCGCTGCTGCGCGGGGGGAAGTTGCTCGCTGGTCCGGCCGAAGCGTCGTTCGCGGCGGTGATAGGACGCAATGGCAGCCTCGAACGCCAGGCGATCGAAGTCCGGCCACAGCGTGTCGGTAAAATAGAGCTCGGTGTAGGCCAGCTGCCACAGCAGGAAATTGCTGATCCGCCGCTCGCCGCCGGTGCGGATGAACAGATCGGGCTCCGGCGCGTACGACATGGACAGATACGGGGCCAGATCGGCCTCGGTCAGGGTCTGCGACGGATCGAAACCGGACTGCAGCAGTGCATTGGTGGCGCGCAGGATGTCCCAGCGGCCACCGTAGTCGGCACAGATGGTCAGTGTCAGGTCGCTGTTGCCGGCCGTCCGCGCCTCGGCCTGCTGGATGCGCTCCTGCAGGTCAGGGGAAAAGCGGGTCAGATTGCCGACGATGCGCAGCCGGATGCCGCGCTGGTGCAGCCGGTCGACCTCGCGTTCCAGCGCCTGCAGGAACAGGCCCATCAGGAAACTGACTTCTTCCGGCGGCCGGCGCCAGTTCTCGCTCGAAAACGCGAACAGCGTCAGGAAATCGATGCCGGATTCGCAGCAGAAGCGAACCGCCTCGCGTACGGCTTCCAGCCCGCGCTTGTGCCCCGCGACGCGGGGCAGCAGCCGTTTTTTCGCCCAGCGTCCGTTGCCATCCATGATGATGGCGACGTGGCGGGGCACGTCGCGGACTTCGGGAATCGTGAGGGTGCTGCTGTGCAAAGCCGTATCCTCAGATAGCCATCAGTTCTTTTTCTTTGTCGGCGAACGCCTTGTCGATCTCGGCGATGTACTTGTCGGTCAGCTTCTGGATTTCGTCCTGGGCGCGACGTTCCTCGTCTTCCGAAATCGACTTGTCCTTCAGCAGCGCCTTCAGGTCGTTGTTCGCATCACGGCGGACATTGCGCACGGCAACGCGGGCGTCCTCGGCCTCGCCCTTGACCACCTTGGTCAGATCGCGACGGCGCTCTTCGGTCAGTGCCGGCATCGGCACGCGGATCAGTTCGCCGCTGGAAACCGGGTTCAGGCCCAGGTCCGAGTCGCGGATGGCCTTTTCGATCTTGGCGGCCATGTTCTTTTCCCACGGCTGCACGCCGAGGGTACGCGCATCGACCAGCGTCACGTTCGCGACCTGGCTGATCGAGGTGGCGGCGCCGTAGTAGTCGACGGTCACCTGGTCGAGGATGCCGGTGTGGGCACGGCCGGTACGGACCTTGCCCAGGTTGTTCTTGAACGCTTCCAGCGACTTCTGCATCTTGCTGTCTGCGGTTTTCTTGACGTCGTTGATCATGACAACTCCGGGGGGAAAGCGGTTTTTCGTTGCGTCAGAATGGAACGGCGGAACGGCGTCGAACGCCGTTCCGCCGTATCGGGCTGAATTTTGTCAGCAGTGTACCAGCGTGCCTTCGTCCTCGCCAAGCACCACGCGCTTCAGCGCGCCGCTCTTGAAGATGCTGAACACCTTGATATTGAGTTTCTGGTCACGGCACAGCGCCAGCGCCGTCGCGTCCATCACCTTGAGGTTCTTGATGATGGCTTCGTCGAAGGTCAGCGACTGGTAGCGCACCGCTTCCGGGTTCTTCTTCGGATCATCGGTATACACGCCGTCGACCTTGGTCGCCTTCAGCATGATGTCGACGTTCATTTCCATGCCGCGCAGCGCTGCAGCGGTGTCGGTGGTGAAGAACGGGTTGCCGGTGCCGGCGGCAAAGATGACGATCTTGGACTCTTCCAGATACTGCATGGCCTTGCCGCGCACGTACGGCTCGGCAATCTGCTGCATGGTCAGCGCCGACTGCACGCGGGCAGTCAGCCCGGCACGGGTCATCGCATCCTTCAGCGCCAGCGCGTTCATCACCGTGGCCAGCATGCCCATATAGTCGGCCGTGGCCCGGTCCATGCCGCTTGCCGCGCTCGACACGCCGCGGAAGATATTGCCGCCACCGATAACGATGCCGATCTGCACGCCGAGTTCGGCGATTTCCTTCACCTGCGCGACGATGCCGTCGATCACCCCGCGATTGATGCCGTAGGCATCATCCCCCATCAGGGCTTCCCCCGAGAGTTTCAACAGGATGCGTTTATAGGCAGTGGCTTGGGTCATCGGGGGTCCTTGGCGGGTTTCATCATCGAGCAAGATATATCCACTTGGGCATAAAGCCAAATGCACATAGCTTGGCGGACGGCGGTCGAAAAAAGGCGCCCCCTCGGGGGCGCTTGGCGGCGGTCGAACGACCGGCCGCAAACGGCCGGATCGTCACGACGTCACATTACGCCTTGGCAGCAGCGGCGGCAGCGGCCACTTCAGCAGCGTAGTCTTCCTTCTTCTTCTCGATACCTTCGCCAACCACGAACATGGTGAACGCATTGACTTCGGCCTTCTGCTCGGCGAGCAGCTTTTCGACGGTCTGGTCCGGGTTCTTCACGAACGGCTGACCCACCAGCGTCACTTCGGCCAGGTACTTGGTCACGCGGCCTTCAACCATCTTGGCGACGATGTCGGCCGGCTTGCCCGACTGGGCAGCCTGTTCGGTGTAGATGCGGCGTTCGGTTTCCAGCAGCTCGGCCGGCACCTGGGCCTTGCTGACGCAGACCGGCTTCGAGGCGGCGATGTGCATGGCGATGTCGCGACCCAGCGCTTCGCTGCCGTTCAGGTCGACGATCACGCCGATCTTGGTGCCGTGCAGGTAGGTTGCCAGCTGGCCGGCGGTGTTGAAGCGCACGAAGCGGCGAACGGTGATGTTCTCGCCCAGCTTCGAGATCAGTGCCTTGCGGACTTCCTCGAGCGAACCCTGGGCGGTCGCGACATTGCCCAGCGCGTCGACATCGGCGGCGTCGCTGTTGGCAGCGGCTTCGGCAGCCAGTCTGGTGAAGGCGACAAAGCCGTCATCCTTGGCGACGAAGTCGGTTTCGCAGTTCACTTCGACCAGCGCACCCTTTTTGCCATCGGCGGCAACGAAGGTCGCCACGGCGCCTTCGGCAGCCACGCGGCCAGCCAGCTTGCCGGCCTTCGCACCCGACTTGATGCGCAGGATTTCTTCAGCCTTGGCGGCATCGCCGTCGGCTTCCACGAGCGCCTTCTTGCATTCCATCATGCCCAGACCGGTGGCGGCACGCAGATCGGCAACCATCTTCGCGGTAATATCAGCCATTGTTGACTCCTGTATTCAGTACATGACGTCACAGCCCGGCTGTGGCGTCGATCATTCTTTGGACAGCCGGCACGGACTCGAAAAAAGGGGCAAGAGGCCCCTTTTTTCAGACGGTGCCGATATGAATTACTCGGCGGCCGGCACTTCGGCGGCAGCAACGATCTCCTGGATCGATTGCGCACGGCCTTCCAGCACGGCGTCAGCGATGCCGCGAGCATACAGGCGAATGGCGCGAGCCGAGTCGTCGTTGCCCGGAACCACGTAATCAACGCCATCCGGATTGTTGTTGGTGTCGACGATGCCGATGACCGGGATGCCCAGCTTCTGCGCTTCGACCAGGGTACCCTTCTGGTAGCCGGTGTCGATGATGAAGATTGCGTCCGGCAGACCCTTCATGTCCTTGATGCCGCCCAGGCTGCGTTCGAGCTTCTCGACTTCACGTTGCAGGTCGAGCAGTTCCTTCTTGTTGTAACCCGATTGCTCGGCGTCACCCAGCAGGGCCAGCTTGTCTTCCAGGCGCTTGATCGACTGCTTGACCGTCTTGTAGTTGGTCAGCATGCCGCCGAGCCAGCGGTAGTCGACGAACGGCATGCCGGCGCGGGAAGCTTCTTCACGCACGATTTCGCGGGCAGCGCGCTTGGTGCCGACGAACAGGACCTGGCCCTTGTTGGCGGCGAGGCGGCGAACGTAGTTCTGCGCTTCGACGAACAGCGGAAGGGTCTTTTCCAGGTTGATGATGTGGATCTTGTTGCGGCTGCCGAAAATGTACTGAGCCATCTTCGGGTTCCAGAAACGGGTCTGGTGGCCGAAGTGAACGCCGGCTTCCAGCATTTGGCGCATGGTGACTTGAGTCGACATGGTGCTGTGTTGTCCTTAAAGGGTTAGACCACGATTCGCGCGCTGTAACCGCCTGTGCGGCACCCTTATGGCGCGAGTGTGCGAAATTTGCCCGAAATCGGGCAGGCCGAGAC
Coding sequences within it:
- a CDS encoding phosphatidate cytidylyltransferase, giving the protein MLITRILTALVLLPVMLGALFGLGEAGWGAFTLLITLLGLWEWGRMFAYRPWQHVLLLGTALVLAAWVWLATPMIGTSLHAGVLALWFVLAPLWLARRWVLKNRLAAAALGLALLMPTWLAFLDWRPNADAAWQLLALMALVWLADTAAYFSGKAFGRHKLAPAISPGKSWEGVAGAVVAVTLYTLWIRQSGLFDIEMSLPCWLLIGWGLTAVSIVGDLLESWFKRAAGIKDSSQLLPGHGGVLDRIDSLIAVLSVASAARYFAGV
- the pyrH gene encoding UMP kinase, producing MTQATAYKRILLKLSGEALMGDDAYGINRGVIDGIVAQVKEIAELGVQIGIVIGGGNIFRGVSSAASGMDRATADYMGMLATVMNALALKDAMTRAGLTARVQSALTMQQIAEPYVRGKAMQYLEESKIVIFAAGTGNPFFTTDTAAALRGMEMNVDIMLKATKVDGVYTDDPKKNPEAVRYQSLTFDEAIIKNLKVMDATALALCRDQKLNIKVFSIFKSGALKRVVLGEDEGTLVHC
- the uppS gene encoding polyprenyl diphosphate synthase; this translates as MHSSTLTIPEVRDVPRHVAIIMDGNGRWAKKRLLPRVAGHKRGLEAVREAVRFCCESGIDFLTLFAFSSENWRRPPEEVSFLMGLFLQALEREVDRLHQRGIRLRIVGNLTRFSPDLQERIQQAEARTAGNSDLTLTICADYGGRWDILRATNALLQSGFDPSQTLTEADLAPYLSMSYAPEPDLFIRTGGERRISNFLLWQLAYTELYFTDTLWPDFDRLAFEAAIASYHRRERRFGRTSEQLPPAQQRP
- the rpsB gene encoding 30S ribosomal protein S2 — its product is MSTQVTMRQMLEAGVHFGHQTRFWNPKMAQYIFGSRNKIHIINLEKTLPLFVEAQNYVRRLAANKGQVLFVGTKRAAREIVREEASRAGMPFVDYRWLGGMLTNYKTVKQSIKRLEDKLALLGDAEQSGYNKKELLDLQREVEKLERSLGGIKDMKGLPDAIFIIDTGYQKGTLVEAQKLGIPVIGIVDTNNNPDGVDYVVPGNDDSARAIRLYARGIADAVLEGRAQSIQEIVAAAEVPAAE
- the ispC gene encoding 1-deoxy-D-xylulose-5-phosphate reductoisomerase, translating into MTERLTILGSTGTIGVNTLNVIARHPERFAIHALTGHRQIALLAGQCRQFRPAVAVVADAAAADALAGLLDGLPIDIRHGAAALAEVAAAPETDTVMAAIVGAAGLPPTLAAVRAGKRILLANKESLVVAGRLFMDAVRKSGSVLLAIDSEHNAIFQSLPASFRGDLDAVGVERIVLTASGGPFRGYTAAALEAVTPEQAVAHPNWVMGRKISVDSASLMNKGLEVIEARWLFNADPSRIEVVVHPQSVIHSMVRYRDGSVVAQLGTPDMKTPIAHALAWPDRFEAGVAPLDFMALGGLTFEQPDRDSFPCLQLAFDALAEGGDASAVLNAANEIAVDAFLSRRIGFGDIPRLNAQAMSRFAGRHGESIDALLETDAEVRRYVEQCIGCLQPAG
- the tsf gene encoding translation elongation factor Ts produces the protein MADITAKMVADLRAATGLGMMECKKALVEADGDAAKAEEILRIKSGAKAGKLAGRVAAEGAVATFVAADGKKGALVEVNCETDFVAKDDGFVAFTRLAAEAAANSDAADVDALGNVATAQGSLEEVRKALISKLGENITVRRFVRFNTAGQLATYLHGTKIGVIVDLNGSEALGRDIAMHIAASKPVCVSKAQVPAELLETERRIYTEQAAQSGKPADIVAKMVEGRVTKYLAEVTLVGQPFVKNPDQTVEKLLAEQKAEVNAFTMFVVGEGIEKKKEDYAAEVAAAAAAAKA
- the frr gene encoding ribosome recycling factor; this translates as MINDVKKTADSKMQKSLEAFKNNLGKVRTGRAHTGILDQVTVDYYGAATSISQVANVTLVDARTLGVQPWEKNMAAKIEKAIRDSDLGLNPVSSGELIRVPMPALTEERRRDLTKVVKGEAEDARVAVRNVRRDANNDLKALLKDKSISEDEERRAQDEIQKLTDKYIAEIDKAFADKEKELMAI